The following are from one region of the Nostoc cf. commune SO-36 genome:
- the fraC gene encoding filament integrity protein FraC has translation MPEDWMIPTIFPIGGILFDFLFVLIAIPIEAYVLQSRLKFDKKTSIFYAISINLFSSVIGWLIFFISEPILPTQVKSELVNYIFFNSFKLGNTQFLIILTACIIFFATFLMKYFILKTLLLSLQEPVAKKTDEPQISQRQRRRRFSRITFQNTNLVTTILIANSLSYTAITIILLFRSK, from the coding sequence ATGCCTGAAGATTGGATGATTCCTACGATTTTTCCCATTGGTGGGATTCTGTTTGACTTTCTATTTGTACTAATAGCCATCCCTATCGAAGCTTATGTTTTACAGTCTCGACTAAAATTTGATAAAAAAACTAGTATTTTTTATGCCATTTCTATCAATCTGTTTTCTAGTGTAATTGGTTGGTTAATATTTTTTATCTCAGAACCAATATTGCCTACACAAGTGAAATCAGAATTAGTTAACTATATATTTTTTAATAGTTTTAAACTGGGAAATACACAATTTTTAATTATTTTAACTGCCTGTATAATTTTCTTTGCAACTTTTTTAATGAAATATTTCATTTTAAAAACTTTACTATTATCGTTACAGGAGCCAGTTGCTAAAAAAACAGATGAACCTCAAATATCGCAGAGGCAGCGAAGGCGTCGTTTTAGCAGAATTACTTTCCAAAATACTAATTTAGTTACTACTATATTAATAGCAAATTCTCTCAGCTATACTGCAATAACTATTATTTTATTATTCCGCTCAAAATAG
- the tnpA gene encoding IS200/IS605 family transposase produces the protein MGSFSPDEYRHEGNAISLLNYHFIFIPKRRKKVLVDAIAERLQEIICEVCNENRWRIVAMEIMPDHVHLFLNVKPTDNPSQIMNRIKGRASHHLRKEFPELLKLPTLWTPSYFVSTAGNISTKNVIEYIAHQKD, from the coding sequence ATGGGAAGTTTTTCTCCAGATGAATATAGACATGAAGGCAATGCAATATCACTTCTTAACTATCACTTCATTTTTATACCCAAACGCCGAAAGAAAGTGCTAGTAGACGCAATAGCCGAGAGATTGCAGGAAATCATCTGTGAGGTTTGCAATGAAAATAGATGGAGAATTGTTGCAATGGAAATTATGCCTGACCATGTTCACTTATTTTTGAATGTGAAACCAACAGACAACCCGTCCCAAATCATGAACAGAATCAAAGGACGGGCTTCTCATCACTTAAGAAAAGAGTTTCCAGAATTACTTAAACTTCCAACTTTATGGACACCTAGCTATTTTGTTTCCACTGCTGGTAATATTTCTACGAAAAATGTAATAGAGTATATAGCACACCAAAAAGATTAA
- a CDS encoding pentapeptide repeat-containing protein produces MKNYADQQEFILSQITNKYFQRRDFSGCDLNGIDLKGIDLSGINFIGADLRGANLSGCVLNRANLSGANLMQASLREANLYEASLCEANLANADLTRANLCGTFLWRVNFTSSNLWGASLCDADLREADLSEAKLIEASLIEANLSFANLSGANLSGAKLLEANLTEANLTSADLTWANLTKANLSKANLWKTNFIYAKLRDTIMPDGTIEQPQIMLY; encoded by the coding sequence ATGAAAAATTATGCTGATCAACAGGAATTTATTTTAAGTCAAATCACAAATAAATATTTTCAGCGCCGAGATTTCAGTGGATGTGACTTGAATGGAATCGACCTGAAAGGAATTGATTTAAGCGGTATTAACTTCATCGGAGCAGATTTGCGTGGTGCAAATTTGTCTGGCTGTGTTCTGAATCGTGCTAATTTAAGTGGGGCAAATTTGATGCAAGCTAGCTTACGTGAAGCTAATTTGTATGAAGCCTCTTTATGTGAAGCCAATTTAGCTAATGCTGATTTAACACGAGCAAATTTGTGTGGAACTTTCTTATGGCGGGTGAACTTTACAAGCAGTAATCTTTGGGGTGCTTCTTTGTGTGATGCGGATTTGAGAGAAGCAGACTTAAGTGAAGCTAAATTAATTGAAGCATCGTTGATTGAAGCTAACTTAAGTTTTGCAAATCTCTCAGGAGCAAATCTCTCAGGAGCAAAATTACTAGAAGCTAATTTGACTGAGGCCAACTTAACTAGTGCAGACTTGACATGGGCAAATTTAACCAAGGCAAATTTGAGTAAGGCAAACCTTTGGAAGACAAATTTTATTTATGCAAAGTTGCGGGATACTATTATGCCTGATGGCACAATTGAGCAACCTCAGATAATGCTTTATTAG
- a CDS encoding ABC transporter permease yields MTINRIFVLAKNVFQEVVRDRVLYIIGFYALILAAAFRILPEFAATTEDKMFLDFGMAAMNAIGLIITIFVGTGLINKEIEKRTILVLIAKPVSRSEIIVGKYLGLSAVLAVLVATMTAIFLIFLQFGNIPHPTASILIAAIFLLLQLSLITAMAITFGVFTASLLATVLTFAVYLIGNITQDLVQLGRLSRNPGMERLTQGLFLILPDLSRLDLKNDAVYGLQALPDTTALITNAGYGLLYSAMLLAIAIFIFSQREF; encoded by the coding sequence ATGACTATTAACAGAATTTTTGTATTAGCAAAAAATGTGTTTCAGGAAGTGGTACGCGATCGCGTATTATATATTATTGGTTTTTATGCGTTAATACTTGCCGCAGCCTTCCGCATCCTTCCTGAATTTGCAGCTACGACTGAAGACAAAATGTTTTTAGACTTTGGGATGGCTGCAATGAATGCCATCGGGTTAATCATTACGATATTTGTTGGTACGGGGCTGATTAATAAAGAAATTGAAAAACGCACCATCTTGGTGTTAATTGCTAAACCTGTCAGCCGCAGCGAAATTATCGTTGGCAAATACTTAGGTTTATCGGCAGTATTAGCTGTACTTGTCGCCACGATGACAGCCATTTTTCTGATATTTCTGCAATTTGGTAACATTCCTCATCCAACGGCGAGTATTTTAATTGCTGCAATTTTCTTATTATTGCAGTTGTCACTAATCACCGCTATGGCTATTACCTTCGGTGTTTTTACTGCTTCTTTGCTAGCGACTGTTTTAACTTTTGCGGTATATTTAATCGGAAATATTACACAAGATTTAGTACAACTTGGGCGTCTTAGCCGCAACCCTGGTATGGAACGTCTAACTCAAGGTTTGTTTCTCATCTTGCCAGATTTATCTCGATTAGATTTGAAAAATGATGCTGTTTATGGTTTGCAAGCACTACCTGACACAACTGCACTGATTACAAATGCTGGTTATGGCTTACTTTATAGTGCCATGTTGTTAGCGATCGCAATTTTTATCTTCTCACAACGCGAATTTTAG
- the fraD gene encoding septal junction protein FraD yields MNTLLKDVFGVFKFAEGLYAGIRKVLVPPKAYSWQTFIYMSVFSWVLSYFATGYIKDIIAFCGWLFLIAGTAWYTTEDPLRVPGTFMPVGAVITGFLVSVFAFGDQRDVITPRTIVFWPTISALITAIPEFIEGNDTDAKARIPKPEDRQRIIILVASSMLLSCWIQFYFVVDNWSRQYPSLHADTFERSTIVVRVEKAAKIPENGALILEKLQPIIVQEIAGRPWSEVEKWLLPENVQQRVGILGRQVIQKNLGKYEEKAMWRVEPRVANTKSGISSEYILDLLSIWIGPSSNPRGYYFKKSCEIKELVTAPNNPENKATVAEIECDPANKFIAGSPPLQQQ; encoded by the coding sequence ATGAATACGCTACTTAAAGATGTATTTGGAGTTTTTAAATTTGCTGAAGGGCTTTATGCGGGAATTAGAAAAGTATTAGTTCCACCCAAAGCTTATTCTTGGCAGACATTTATATATATGAGTGTTTTTTCTTGGGTACTCTCATATTTTGCTACAGGTTATATTAAAGATATAATTGCCTTTTGTGGTTGGTTATTTTTAATTGCTGGCACAGCTTGGTATACAACTGAAGATCCTTTAAGAGTTCCTGGTACTTTTATGCCAGTTGGGGCAGTGATCACTGGTTTCTTAGTCAGTGTTTTTGCATTTGGAGATCAACGGGATGTAATTACACCAAGGACAATCGTTTTTTGGCCAACCATTTCAGCACTAATTACGGCAATACCAGAGTTTATTGAAGGAAATGATACTGATGCTAAAGCTCGCATTCCTAAGCCAGAAGACCGCCAAAGAATTATAATTTTAGTTGCTAGTAGTATGCTACTAAGTTGCTGGATTCAATTCTACTTTGTGGTGGATAATTGGTCACGACAATATCCCAGTTTGCATGCAGATACTTTTGAACGTAGCACCATTGTTGTCAGAGTAGAAAAAGCAGCCAAAATCCCAGAAAATGGTGCTTTAATTCTAGAGAAACTTCAGCCAATAATAGTACAAGAAATAGCTGGAAGACCTTGGTCGGAAGTAGAGAAATGGCTGTTACCGGAAAATGTGCAACAGCGCGTAGGAATTTTGGGTAGGCAAGTAATTCAAAAGAACTTAGGTAAATACGAAGAAAAAGCAATGTGGCGTGTTGAACCGCGTGTAGCTAATACTAAATCTGGTATTTCGTCTGAATATATATTAGATTTATTAAGTATTTGGATAGGCCCAAGTTCTAATCCACGGGGATATTATTTTAAGAAATCTTGTGAGATTAAAGAATTAGTTACAGCACCCAATAATCCAGAGAATAAGGCTACAGTTGCCGAAATTGAATGCGATCCTGCCAATAAATTTATTGCTGGCTCACCGCCTTTGCAACAACAGTAA
- a CDS encoding asparagine synthetase B family protein codes for MLFDAFKNRKSRKIEFIKTEATWRVAWGIDANYENIAWRDEKFSVILPGGNSELLTEKLAISSGGRFVVVGDIWLTNQVQLLQKLGIEPDSFQGSSLELVANLWERWGFECLKHLVGMFGLVVWDREKQVLKLVRDRIGVRTLYYTTTGSVCWIAPQLRTLSPHRSADLDLVALRDYLCCAFVPGERTLWEQVRELRPGTVLEFPDQKVTAYWQLQEKIIAIDQPLEWHGDRLRELLDQVVQEYLPPANEPVGVFLSGGLDSSCITALVAKFHKAPVHTFSIHFGSESPNELEFSSLVASHCQTQHHILEITFKDMWERLPETMAYLDDPIGDPLTVPNLLLGRLARESVEVILNGEGGDPCFGGPKNQPMLINSLYGSVTNQDALQAYLISFQKCAADLPQLLKPEVWAAVQTAPWVFEEDLYSQANYLNRLMAMNIKFKGADQILTKVSNLTQAALLQGRSPLFDQRVVDLSMQIPPEYKLSGVEEKAVLKQAITSGKSSLQDAAGSLLPRMGTTTANILPDAIIHRPKSGMMVPVQLGFRKYWQQEAKDLLLNRNAYITPYLNQLPIRNWLNYEGDTWSRYGVKLWLLASLEIWLQVNQKAQ; via the coding sequence CCAGGTGGAAATTCTGAACTTCTGACGGAAAAATTAGCAATCAGTTCTGGAGGAAGATTTGTTGTTGTTGGTGATATTTGGTTAACTAACCAAGTGCAGTTGCTGCAAAAGTTAGGAATTGAACCGGATAGCTTTCAAGGAAGTTCTCTAGAACTGGTTGCTAATCTTTGGGAACGATGGGGCTTTGAATGTCTCAAGCATCTTGTGGGGATGTTTGGGCTAGTAGTTTGGGATAGAGAAAAACAGGTGTTGAAGTTAGTTCGCGATCGCATCGGTGTTCGTACTCTCTATTACACTACCACTGGTTCGGTTTGTTGGATTGCGCCTCAACTGAGAACTTTATCACCCCATCGTTCAGCCGATTTAGATTTGGTGGCGCTGCGAGATTATCTTTGTTGTGCCTTTGTTCCCGGAGAAAGAACGCTTTGGGAACAAGTGCGGGAACTGCGACCTGGAACCGTTTTAGAATTTCCTGACCAAAAAGTTACAGCTTATTGGCAGCTTCAAGAAAAGATTATAGCAATAGATCAACCCTTAGAATGGCATGGCGATCGCTTGCGAGAACTCCTAGACCAAGTTGTTCAAGAATATTTACCACCAGCAAATGAACCCGTTGGGGTTTTTCTTTCTGGTGGTTTGGACTCTAGCTGTATCACTGCTTTAGTCGCAAAATTCCACAAAGCACCAGTTCATACCTTCTCGATTCATTTTGGTTCTGAATCTCCCAATGAATTAGAATTTTCTAGTCTCGTTGCATCCCATTGCCAGACGCAGCACCACATTTTAGAAATTACTTTTAAAGATATGTGGGAACGCCTGCCGGAAACAATGGCTTATTTAGATGACCCCATTGGCGACCCATTGACTGTTCCCAACCTTTTGCTGGGACGACTGGCGAGAGAAAGCGTAGAAGTAATTTTAAATGGTGAAGGTGGCGACCCTTGTTTTGGTGGGCCAAAAAATCAGCCAATGCTAATTAATAGTTTATATGGATCTGTCACCAATCAAGATGCATTGCAAGCTTATTTAATTTCCTTCCAAAAGTGTGCTGCTGACTTACCGCAACTTTTAAAACCAGAAGTTTGGGCAGCAGTACAAACAGCACCTTGGGTTTTTGAAGAAGATTTATATTCCCAAGCTAACTATCTGAATCGTTTGATGGCGATGAACATCAAATTTAAAGGTGCTGACCAAATTTTGACCAAAGTTAGTAATTTAACTCAAGCAGCCCTTTTACAAGGTCGTTCTCCTTTGTTTGACCAACGAGTAGTAGACTTAAGTATGCAGATACCTCCAGAGTATAAGCTTTCTGGAGTTGAAGAAAAAGCCGTTTTAAAGCAAGCGATTACCTCCGGTAAGTCTTCTTTACAAGACGCTGCGGGTAGCTTGCTTCCCCGTATGGGTACGACGACCGCAAATATTTTACCAGACGCAATTATTCATCGTCCCAAAAGTGGCATGATGGTACCAGTGCAGTTAGGATTTCGCAAATATTGGCAACAAGAAGCCAAAGATTTATTGCTTAATCGGAATGCATATATCACTCCTTACTTGAACCAATTGCCAATTCGTAATTGGTTAAATTATGAAGGAGATACTTGGAGTCGTTATGGAGTAAAGCTGTGGTTGCTTGCTAGTTTAGAAATTTGGTTACAAGTAAATCAAAAAGCGCAGTAG
- a CDS encoding RNA-guided endonuclease InsQ/TnpB family protein yields the protein MLINYAYKLRPNITQSNKMSGWVDMLRSTYNWSLADRITQYNQQFFQGDYCDIRTRGEACPLTCFVSKNGASGEPWKDTKVDKDGKLKNPRRSAGDIQITGLPELKKARPWFSEIDSTVLQQNVKRLDTAYKNFFERQVASPSGEGRGFPKFKNRSNFTSFTYQMGVKVQGSKIYLPKLGWMRFFNSRVIPVCFTIKAATIRKRQDGWYVSIRIEDKTIPDYISKPLDEVNSILGCDMGITKLVHLSDRHQIDNPKFSTNKKAKRTLKIRQRRVSKKLKGSKNRKKAANKLGHFHKKITDKRVAYQWDIANKIVSKSVDAIALEDLNISGMLKRCKVKTDETTGRFLKNGQSRKKGLNRAISDASWSELILKIEYLAAKQGKVVIKINPIHSSQECRNCGHIDKSNRDGEKFICTECGYHEHADIGAAKTIRDRGFKIVRGDSAKLGVNHQNAQKVSPRSMSKRGEFGNLCKQDIKSVKS from the coding sequence TTGCTAATAAATTATGCCTACAAGCTGCGTCCTAATATCACTCAGTCGAACAAAATGAGTGGATGGGTAGATATGCTGCGGTCTACTTACAACTGGAGTTTAGCAGACAGAATAACCCAATATAATCAACAGTTCTTCCAGGGAGACTATTGCGATATCAGAACCAGGGGAGAAGCCTGTCCATTGACTTGTTTTGTGAGCAAGAACGGTGCGAGTGGTGAACCCTGGAAAGATACGAAAGTTGATAAGGATGGCAAGCTTAAAAACCCACGGCGTAGTGCTGGAGACATCCAAATAACTGGACTACCAGAATTAAAGAAAGCTAGACCCTGGTTTAGTGAAATTGACTCTACAGTGCTACAGCAAAATGTAAAACGCCTTGATACTGCATATAAAAACTTTTTTGAACGCCAAGTAGCGTCTCCGTCAGGAGAAGGTAGAGGGTTTCCCAAATTTAAAAACCGAAGTAACTTTACATCCTTTACTTATCAAATGGGCGTAAAAGTTCAAGGTAGTAAAATCTATCTTCCTAAGTTGGGATGGATGCGTTTTTTCAATTCCCGCGTAATACCAGTATGTTTTACCATCAAAGCTGCAACAATCCGCAAGCGTCAAGATGGTTGGTACGTATCGATTAGGATTGAAGATAAAACCATACCAGACTACATATCAAAGCCACTAGATGAAGTTAATTCTATTCTTGGTTGCGACATGGGGATTACTAAACTTGTCCATTTGTCTGATAGGCATCAAATTGATAATCCTAAATTCTCAACCAACAAGAAAGCTAAACGTACTCTGAAAATTAGGCAGAGACGAGTTAGCAAAAAACTTAAAGGTAGTAAAAATCGTAAAAAAGCAGCAAACAAGTTAGGACATTTTCATAAGAAGATTACAGATAAACGAGTTGCTTATCAGTGGGATATTGCTAACAAAATAGTATCTAAAAGTGTTGATGCTATTGCGCTAGAAGATTTAAACATCTCCGGTATGTTGAAACGCTGTAAAGTAAAAACTGATGAAACGACCGGGAGATTTTTAAAGAACGGACAATCAAGAAAGAAAGGTTTAAATCGCGCTATCTCTGATGCAAGCTGGAGTGAGTTGATTTTAAAAATTGAGTATCTCGCTGCAAAGCAAGGAAAAGTCGTAATTAAAATTAACCCTATACACTCATCCCAAGAATGCAGAAATTGTGGGCATATTGATAAGTCAAATCGTGATGGTGAGAAGTTCATTTGTACAGAATGCGGATATCACGAACACGCTGACATCGGTGCTGCAAAAACTATTAGAGATAGAGGTTTTAAAATAGTACGTGGGGACTCCGCGAAACTAGGTGTTAATCACCAAAACGCCCAAAAGGTATCACCACGCTCTATGAGCAAACGTGGTGAGTTTGGGAACCTGTGCAAACAGGATATTAAGTCTGTGAAGTCTTAA
- a CDS encoding cob(I)yrinic acid a,c-diamide adenosyltransferase yields MIRNGIGIRTAQVRQERLIGQIHVYDGLGKGKSQAALGVVLRSIGLGINAPSNSNRVLLLRFLKGPERDYDEDGAIAALQRGFPHLIDQVRTGRAEFFGPEEITTFDRDEAMRGWDVAKGAIASGLYSVVVLDEINPVLDLGLLPVDEVVKTLKSKPQELEIIATGRAAPQKLLDIADLHSEMKPHHHPTAKALFLEGIEIYTGAGKGKSTSALGKALQAIGRGINHPGSTRVLIMQWLKGGSGYTEDAAIAALQQSYPEVVDHQRCGGDAIVWRNSRQELDYVEAERGWEIAKVAIASGLYKTIILDELNPTVDLELLPVEPIVQALLRKPRDTEIIITGRCQNPPAYFDLASVHSEVYCHKHYANQGVELKRGVDF; encoded by the coding sequence ATGATAAGGAACGGTATCGGTATTCGCACGGCGCAAGTGCGTCAAGAACGGCTCATTGGTCAAATTCACGTCTATGATGGTCTGGGTAAAGGTAAATCTCAAGCGGCTTTGGGAGTAGTTTTGCGCTCGATTGGCTTGGGGATAAATGCGCCTAGCAATTCTAACCGCGTTTTACTGCTGCGGTTTTTAAAAGGGCCGGAACGTGATTATGATGAAGATGGAGCGATCGCAGCTTTGCAGCGCGGGTTTCCTCATTTAATAGACCAGGTTCGCACTGGAAGAGCCGAATTTTTTGGCCCAGAAGAAATTACCACCTTTGACCGAGATGAGGCGATGCGGGGTTGGGATGTAGCCAAAGGTGCGATCGCTAGCGGACTATATTCAGTTGTCGTCTTAGATGAAATTAACCCGGTTCTGGATTTGGGTTTGCTACCAGTAGATGAAGTGGTAAAGACATTAAAATCCAAACCTCAAGAGTTGGAAATCATCGCCACCGGACGCGCCGCACCACAAAAATTGCTGGATATTGCAGATTTGCACTCAGAAATGAAACCTCATCACCACCCAACAGCTAAAGCTCTTTTCTTAGAAGGGATTGAAATTTATACTGGTGCTGGTAAAGGTAAGTCTACTAGTGCTTTGGGCAAAGCCTTACAAGCAATTGGTAGGGGAATCAATCATCCAGGATCTACGCGTGTGCTGATTATGCAGTGGCTCAAAGGTGGTAGTGGCTACACAGAAGACGCGGCGATCGCTGCTTTGCAGCAGTCATATCCAGAAGTAGTGGATCATCAACGCTGTGGTGGAGATGCCATCGTCTGGCGAAATTCCCGGCAAGAATTAGATTATGTAGAAGCCGAACGGGGTTGGGAAATTGCCAAAGTTGCGATCGCCTCTGGCTTATATAAAACTATTATTCTTGATGAACTAAATCCCACCGTTGATTTAGAACTACTCCCCGTTGAACCTATTGTCCAAGCTTTACTCCGCAAACCCCGCGACACCGAAATCATTATTACTGGTCGCTGCCAAAATCCACCCGCATACTTCGACTTGGCTAGCGTCCACTCAGAGGTTTATTGCCACAAACACTATGCAAATCAAGGTGTAGAACTCAAAAGAGGGGTAGATTTTTAG